One Pyrus communis chromosome 4, drPyrComm1.1, whole genome shotgun sequence genomic region harbors:
- the LOC137730996 gene encoding beta-glucuronosyltransferase GlcAT14A-like, producing MGAEKKWLLTLFSATFLSLLLLLLSSISAFSFPKPFPSIVQHGSHYPPAFAYYIWGGRGDRARIFRLLLAVYHPRNRYLLHLSADESEEERRRLAAAIKAVPAIQAFGNVDVVGKPDRITYMGSSNIATTLRAAAILLKVDSGWDWLVTLSAMDYPLITQDDLSHVFSSVRRDLNFIDHTSDLGWKELHRVQPIVVDPATYLARRSQIFHATEKRKTPDAFKVFTGSPWVTLSRSFLEFCILGWDNLPRTLLMYFTNVILSQEGYFHSVICNSPEFKNTTVNSDLRYMIWDTPPKMEPHFLNTSDFDQMIQSGAAFARQFEKDDPVLDMVDKKILKRGRNQAAPGAWCSGWKSWWMDPCTHWGDASILKPGPQAKKFEESITNLLDDWNAQSNQCQ from the exons ATGGGAGCTGAGAAGAAATGGCTCCTAACGCTCTTCTCAGCCACattcctctctctccttctcctccttctctcCTCCATCTCCGCCTTCAGCTTCCCCAAACCCTTCCCTTCAATTGTCCAGCACGGCTCTCACTACCCGCCCGCTTTCGCTTACTACATATGGGGCGGCCGCGGCGATAGGGCTCGGATCTTCCGGCTGCTGCTCGCCGTCTACCATCCCCGAAATCGATACTTGTTGCATCTTTCGGCTGACGAATCTGAAGAAGAGCGCCGACGCCTTGCCGCCGCTATCAAGGCTGTGCCTGCAATTCAGGCGTTTGGGAATGTGGATGTGGTGGGCAAGCCTGATCGAATCACTTACATGGGGTCCTCCAATATTGCCACCACGTTGCGCGCGGCGGCGATTTTGTTGAAGGTTGATAGTGGGTGGGATTGGTTAGTCACTTTGAGCGCCATGGATTATCCACTTATCACCCAGGACG ATCTGTCTCATGTATTCTCATCTGTCAGAAGAGATCTCAATTTTATTGATCACACTAGTGACCTTGGATGGAAGGA GTTGCACAGGGTCCAGCCAATAGTAGTTGATCCGGCGACATACCTAGCCAGAAGGAGCCAAATTTTTCATGCTACAGAGAAGCGGAAAACCCCTGATGCTTTTAAAGTATTCACAG GTTCCCCATGGGTCACTCTGAGCAGATCATTTCTGGAATTTTGCATTCTTGGTTGGGATAATCTTCCCCGGACGCTGCTCATGTACTTTACAAATGTGATATTGTCACAGGAAGGATATTTCCATTCAGTTATATGCAATTCACCAGAGTTCAAGAACACTACTGTGAACAGTGATCTAAGATACATGATCTGGGACACACCCCCAAAAATGGAACCCCACTTCCTCAACACCTCGGATTTTGATCAAATGATTCAAAGTGGAGCTGCTTTTGCCCGACAATTCGAGAAAGATGACCCTGTGCTGGATATGGTCGATAAAAAGATCCTCAAGCGTGGGAGAAATCAAGCTGCCCCGGGGGCATGGTGCTCGGGCTGGAAAAGCTGGTGGATGGATCCGTGCACTCATTGGGGTGATGCCAGTATCTTGAAGCCTGGGCCCCAAGCAAAGAAGTTTGAAGAGTCGATCACTAACCTTCTCGATGACTGGAATGCACAATCAAATCAATGCCAATGA
- the LOC137731991 gene encoding uncharacterized protein — protein sequence MADNSKEEPKTGPQSNRWYNLTLGPSFRDGSANKYCTLRYDFKPASIDKTKAGALKKTKDNRVTVEFQNNQVGKPNVTFKGSSEEYKGNDAVLFFDGQTFRLERLHRSVKQLRHDRRPGESAAGMAVDPQLSPVGKAPKLTHQYNPARTAFPIVPVEVERIDVGVPENPGAKAANKGVIDYSSDQPNVSAASPGPKNEEVNDEHQDIDIEDLFGSLSPDDGNAAEDEANPEFDIIMPHQNDSDNEIADVDDSGDEVDKGPNAAEALRAQVMNAQGRETHTDMFGDEGNAEGRKTETSSSSSSSGSSSGSGSSSSGNSSGSSSSSGSENGGNNAGSDDDSVNSI from the exons ATGGCGGACAACTCCAAGGAAGAGCCCAAGACCGGCCCCCAGTCCAATCGCTGGTACAACCTAACCCTCGGCCCCTCCTTCAGAGACGGCTCCGCCAACAAGTACTGCACTCTCCGAT ACGACTTCAAGCCGGCGTCGATCGACAAGACTAAGGCCGGAGCACTGAAGAAGACCAAGGACAATAGGGTTACGGTCGAATTTCAGAACAACCAAGTGGGGAAACCCAATGTCACGTTTAAAGGGAGCAGCGAGGAGTACAAGGGCAACGACGCCGTATTATTCTTTGACGGCCAGACGTTTCGGTTGGAGAGGCTTCACCGCTCCGTGAAGCAGCTCCGGCATGACCGCCGGCCTGGGGAATCGGCGGCTGGTATGGCTGTAGACCCGCAGCTTTCTCCGGTTGGCAAGGCGCCCAAGCTAACGCATCAGTATAATCCTGCTAGAACTGCATTCCCCATCGTGCCG GTTGAGGTGGAACGGATAGATGTTGGGGTGCCTGAGAATCCAG GTGCGAAAGCTGCCAATAAAGGTGTGATTGATTACTCATCTGATCAACCAAATGTATCTGCTGCCTCGCCAGGCCCTAAGAATGAAGAAGTTAACGACGAACACCAGGATATAGATATTGAAGACCTTTTCGGTAGTTTATCACCCGATGATGGGAATGCTGCTGAAGATGAAGCCAATCCTGAATTTGACATCATTATGCCACATCAGAATGATAGTGATAATGAGATTGCTGATGTAGATGATAGCGGTGATGAAGTTGACAAGGGGCCAAATGCCGCAGAAGCCCTTCGAGCCCAGGTGATGAATGCACAGGGGAGGGAAACACACACTGATATGTTTGGAGACGAGGGGAATGCAGAAGGGAGGAAAACTGAGACTTCTAGTTCAAGTAGTAGCAGCGGAAGTAGCAGCGGAAGTGGGAGCAGCAGCAGCGGAAATAGTAGTgggagcagcagcagcagcggcAGCGAAAATGGTGGTAATAATGCAGGCAGTGATGACGATTCAGTCAACTCCATCTGA
- the LOC137731239 gene encoding uncharacterized protein produces MSTSTQTCALLSAPPPPRRFISGVNRKTGLLEMRRRRRPLTISASSRGPDNYDGRLVDEDMIVLRMRIHDTEMLQEDNHQPPSNWMRWEKQYYAHYNSDICKGVGLLQSQLMNTRPSVALGMLALVTISVPISTAALMFPLLDIFKGILGSGNIHF; encoded by the coding sequence ATGTCTACATCAACGCAAACCTGTGCTCTTCTCTCAGCTCCGCCACCGCCGCGGCGTTTCATTTCCGGCGTTAACCGAAAGACCGGGTTGCTGGAAATGCGGCGTAGGCGTCGTCCTCTGACGATTTCTGCGTCGTCGCGTGGTCCTGATAATTACGACGGTAGACTTGTGGACGAGGACATGATTGTGCTTCGGATGCGAATTCACGACACGGAGATGCTGCAGGAAGACAATCACCAACCGCCGTCGAACTGGATGCGGTGGGAGAAGCAATATTATGCACACTACAACTCGGACATCTGCAAAGGCGTGGGGTTGTTGCAATCCCAATTGATGAACACTAGGCCAAGCGTGGCGTTGGGAATGCTAGCTCTTGTTACAATTAGCGTGCCAATATCCACGGCTGCTTTGATGTTCCCATTGCTGGACATCTTTAAGGGGATCTTAGGCAGTGGGAATATTCACTTTTAG
- the LOC137731240 gene encoding uncharacterized protein encodes MVISALHSALPPPRHFNSGVNRKMGLLEMRRRRRPPTISASSRGHDNYDGRLVDEDMIVLRMRIHDAEMQDEDNHQPPSNWMQWEKQYYAHNNSDICEGVGLLQSQLMNTRPSVALGMLALVILSVPISTVALMFPLLDIFKGILGSGNIHF; translated from the coding sequence ATGGTAATCTCTGCTCTTCACTCAGCTCTGCCACCGCCGCGGCATTTCAATTCCGGCGTTAACCGAAAGATGGGGTTGCTCGAAATGCGGCGTAGGCGTCGTCCTCCGACGATTTCTGCGTCGTCGCGTGGTCATGATAATTACGACGGTAGACTTGTGGACGAGGACATGATTGTGCTTCGAATGCGAATTCACGACGCGGAGATGCAAGACGAAGACAATCACCAACCGCCGTCGAACTGGATGCAGTGGGAGAAGCAATATTATGCACACAACAACTCGGACATCTGCGAAGGCGTGGGGTTGTTGCAATCCCAATTGATGAACACCAGGCCTAGCGTGGCGTTGGGAATGCTTGCTCTTGTTATACTTAGCGTCCCAATATCCACGGTTGCTTTGATGTTTCCATTGCTGGACATTTTTAAGGGGATCTTAGGCAGTGGGAATATTCACTTTTAG
- the LOC137731241 gene encoding uncharacterized protein: MAATSLISSSSCSNILSFNPISSTTRNQKRKVSSTRVFASSRKGGDHADQYYENYSSRLVDESMIVLRKRVHEMKMVERNYEPPSDWMDWEKRYYTTYDSFICQVMGFLQSHLMDTRPSFALAFLALVVLSVPTSTLMVFFQLLELAKGVGLH; this comes from the coding sequence ATGGCAGCAActtcactcatttcttcttcttcttgctccaACATTCTTTCATTTAATCCGATTTCCAGCACGACCCGAAACCAAAAGCGGAAGGTTTCTTCAACTAGGGTTTTTGCATCGAGCAGAAAAGGAGGTGATCATGCAGACCAGTACTACGAAAACTACAGCAGCAGGCTAGTGGACGAGAGCATGATTGTTCTCCGGAAGAGAGTTCACGAAATGAAGATGGTGGAGAGAAACTACGAGCCTCCGTCGGATTGGATGGACTGGGAGAAGCGATATTACACCACCTACGATTCGTTTATATGCCAAGTCATGGGCTTCTTGCAGTCCCACTTGATGGACACAAGGCCAAGTTTTGCTTTGGCATTCTTGGCTTTGGTCGTTTTGAGCGTGCCTACTTCAACGCTTATGGTTTTCTTCCAACTTTTGGAGCTCGCAAAGGGGGTCGGTCTTCACTAg
- the LOC137730667 gene encoding protein PIN-LIKES 2-like, translating to MYRYLMELYKKKFEYSGDVMSAIVPLMKLLSLTVIGLVLSHPKTELIPRATFKLLSKLVFALFLPCLIFTELGGSITLENFIKWWFIPFNVLVSTLIGCFLGYLVVIICRPPPQLNRFTIIMTAFGNTGNLPVAIVGSVCHTPKNPFGQHCHSRGVAYVSFARWVAVILVYTFVYHMMEPPLEYYEIVEEGCEKEEPLTNVTSRPLLVEAEWPGIEEKETELSKTPFIARVFKSISNVSLNTLPDVDLSGEGGGNSPKSARCLAEPRVVRRMRIVAEQTPLQHILQPPTIASLLAITIGTIPMLKAFFFGDDAPLSFITDSLEILAGAVVPSVMLILGGMLAEGPNESTLGLRTTVGITVARLLLLPLVGIGIVALADKLNFLVDDDAMYKFVLLMQYTTPSAILLGAIASLRGYAVREASAILFWQHVFALFSLSLYIAIYFKLVTYV from the coding sequence ATGTATCGGTATCTTATggaattgtataaaaaaaaattcgagtATAGTGGGGATGTGATGAGTGCAATAGTTCCTTTGATGAAACTTTTGTCCCTCACGGTTATCGGACTGGTTCTTTCGCACCCGAAAACTGAGTTGATACCCAGAGCTACTTTTAAGCTCCTCAGCAAGCTTGTTTTCGCCTTGTTCTTGCCATGTCTAATCTTTACCGAGCTAGGTGGATCGATTACACTTGAAAACTTTATTAAGTGGTGGTTTATCCCATTTAATGTGTTAGTGAGTACGCTTATTGGTTGCTTCCTCGGGTATTTAGTGGTCATCATATGTCGTCCTCCCCCACAGTTGAACAGATTTACCATAATCATGACGGCATTCGGGAATACTGGAAATCTCCCAGTTGCCATTGTTGGATCTGTCTGTCATACTCCGAAAAACCCATTTGGACAGCATTGTCACTCCCGAGGGGTGGCTTATGTCTCTTTTGCCCGATGGGTTGCTGTAATTCTTGTATATACCTTTGTTTACCACATGATGGAGCCTCCGTTGGAGTACTATGAGATTGTTGAAGAAGGGTGTGAAAAGGAGGAACCACTAACTAACGTTACGAGCAGACCTCTCCTTGTAGAAGCTGAATGGCCGggtattgaagaaaaagaaaccgAGCTTTCCAAGACACCCTTTAttgctagggttttcaaaagCATCTCAAACGTTTCGCTGAACACTTTGCCAGATGTTGATCTCTCGGGAGAAGGTGGTGGAAACAGTCCCAAGTCGGCTAGGTGTTTGGCTGAACCTAGGGTGGTCAGGAGGATGAGAATTGTTGCTGAGCAAACTCCATTACAGCACATACTGCAACCTCCAACAATTGCCTCTTTATTGGCTATCACCATCGGGACAATACCAATGTTGAAAGCTTTTTTCTTCGGAGATGATGCTCCACTGTCCTTCATCACTGACAGTTTAGAGATTTTAGCCGGTGCAGTGGTGCCTTCAGTGATGCTTATTCTTGGGGGGATGCTTGCAGAGGGGCCAAATGAGTCTACGCTTGGCCTCCGGACAACTGTTGGTATAACTGTGGCAAGGCTTTTACTGCTTCCTCTGGTTGGAATTGGTATAGTGGCGTTGGCCGATAAGCTCAATTTTCTGGTCGACGACGATGCAATGTACAAGTTTGTGCTTTTGATGCAGTACACGACACCGAGTGCAATTTTATTGGGAGCAATAGCCAGCTTGAGGGGTTACGCAGTTAGAGAGGCCTCGGCAATCCTCTTCTGGCAGCATGTGTTCGCTCTCTTCTCCCTTTCCTTGTACATTGCTATCTACTTTAAATTAGTAACATATGTCTGA